A single region of the Gadus morhua chromosome 5, gadMor3.0, whole genome shotgun sequence genome encodes:
- the sdsl gene encoding serine dehydratase-like isoform X1 produces MPGPFHINTPLVESVGMSRRLGTTVYLKMESSQPSGSFKIRGIGHLCQQMAMQSNGIVCSSGGNAGMAAAHVARKMGLPATIVVPSSSPPLVVQKLQDLGATVKITGEILYLQVWDEANTEALRLTETEGLTYVPPFDHPLLWEGHSTVITEIAASMGRKQKPGAVVVSVGGGGLLCGVAQGLRGLGWEDVPIVTMETVGADCFNAAVKAGTIVTLEAITSEAKCLGAKTVCRKAFQYSQSTEQAIISELVTDQQALHAVETFLDEERVLVELACGAALAAVYSGVIQRLQDEGRLPRPLGYLVVIVCGGSSINREQLANLQKKIPRPT; encoded by the exons ATGCCGGGGCCCTTTCACATCAACACCCCACTGGTGGAGAGCGTGGGCATGTCCAGACGGCTGGGGACCACTGTCTACCTGAAGATGGAGAGCTCACAGCCCTCTGGCTCCTTCAAGATCCGTGGCATCGGTCACCTCTGCCAGCAG ATGGCAATGCAATCCAATGGAATCGTGTGTTCTTCAG GTGGCAATGCAGGTATGGCTGCAGCTCATGTTGCCAGAAAAATGGGTCTGCCGGCCACCATCGTAGTTCCCTCTTCTTCCCCACCCCTTGTTGTCCAGAAGCTACAGGATCTGGGAGCCACTGTGAAGATAACAGGAGAG ATTCTTTATCTCCAGGTTTGGGATGAGGCCAACACTGAGGCACTCAGACTAACGGAGACGGAAGGACTGACCTATGTCCCTCCCTTTGACCACCCGCTGctatg GGAGGGCCATTCCACTGTGATTACAGAGATTGCGGCCTCCATGGGACGGAAGCAGAAGCCTGGGGCTGTGGTTGTGTCTGTTGGGGGAGGAGGCCTCCTCTGTGGGGTCGCCCAGGGCCTCAGAGGCTTGGGCTGGGAGGATGTACCTATCGTTACTATGGAGACGGTGGGAGCAGACTGTTTCAATGCTGCAGTGAAGGCCGGGACCATCGTCACGCTGGAGGCCATCACAAG TGAGGCTAAATGTCTCGGAGCAAAGACGGTTTGCAGAAAGGCGTTCCAGTACAGCCAGTCCACTGAGCAGGCCATCATATCTGAACTGGTGACAGACCAGCAAGCTCTCCATGCGGTTGAAACATTCCTTG atGAGGAGCGTGTGTTGGTGGAGCTAGCATGTGGAGCGGCATTAGCAGCGGTCTACAGCGGAGTCATTCAGCGCCTGCAGGATGAAG GTCGTCTGCCCAGGCCTCTGGGTTATCTGGTGGTGATCGTGTGCGGtggcagcagcatcaacagggAGCAACTGGCCAACCTCCAAAAGAAGATCCCTCGGCCGACCTGA
- the sdsl gene encoding serine dehydratase-like isoform X2, whose product MPGPFHINTPLVESVGMSRRLGTTVYLKMESSQPSGSFKIRGIGHLCQQMAMQSNGIVCSSGGNAGMAAAHVARKMGLPATIVVPSSSPPLVVQKLQDLGATVKITGEVWDEANTEALRLTETEGLTYVPPFDHPLLWEGHSTVITEIAASMGRKQKPGAVVVSVGGGGLLCGVAQGLRGLGWEDVPIVTMETVGADCFNAAVKAGTIVTLEAITSEAKCLGAKTVCRKAFQYSQSTEQAIISELVTDQQALHAVETFLDEERVLVELACGAALAAVYSGVIQRLQDEGRLPRPLGYLVVIVCGGSSINREQLANLQKKIPRPT is encoded by the exons ATGCCGGGGCCCTTTCACATCAACACCCCACTGGTGGAGAGCGTGGGCATGTCCAGACGGCTGGGGACCACTGTCTACCTGAAGATGGAGAGCTCACAGCCCTCTGGCTCCTTCAAGATCCGTGGCATCGGTCACCTCTGCCAGCAG ATGGCAATGCAATCCAATGGAATCGTGTGTTCTTCAG GTGGCAATGCAGGTATGGCTGCAGCTCATGTTGCCAGAAAAATGGGTCTGCCGGCCACCATCGTAGTTCCCTCTTCTTCCCCACCCCTTGTTGTCCAGAAGCTACAGGATCTGGGAGCCACTGTGAAGATAACAGGAGAG GTTTGGGATGAGGCCAACACTGAGGCACTCAGACTAACGGAGACGGAAGGACTGACCTATGTCCCTCCCTTTGACCACCCGCTGctatg GGAGGGCCATTCCACTGTGATTACAGAGATTGCGGCCTCCATGGGACGGAAGCAGAAGCCTGGGGCTGTGGTTGTGTCTGTTGGGGGAGGAGGCCTCCTCTGTGGGGTCGCCCAGGGCCTCAGAGGCTTGGGCTGGGAGGATGTACCTATCGTTACTATGGAGACGGTGGGAGCAGACTGTTTCAATGCTGCAGTGAAGGCCGGGACCATCGTCACGCTGGAGGCCATCACAAG TGAGGCTAAATGTCTCGGAGCAAAGACGGTTTGCAGAAAGGCGTTCCAGTACAGCCAGTCCACTGAGCAGGCCATCATATCTGAACTGGTGACAGACCAGCAAGCTCTCCATGCGGTTGAAACATTCCTTG atGAGGAGCGTGTGTTGGTGGAGCTAGCATGTGGAGCGGCATTAGCAGCGGTCTACAGCGGAGTCATTCAGCGCCTGCAGGATGAAG GTCGTCTGCCCAGGCCTCTGGGTTATCTGGTGGTGATCGTGTGCGGtggcagcagcatcaacagggAGCAACTGGCCAACCTCCAAAAGAAGATCCCTCGGCCGACCTGA